A region from the Benincasa hispida cultivar B227 chromosome 8, ASM972705v1, whole genome shotgun sequence genome encodes:
- the LOC120084166 gene encoding uncharacterized protein LOC120084166: protein MAIFNCFIDLNIIFSSVLIHKALLRESVDDKEEYMSFNIMESTVIFEKAKFLFAGLWSPTLVVERTKFIGYHLRDTYFKREGLTLIDLEKEYPKCKFENDEDVVKVLLVYYAELTMMGKDKHMSIDLYLFQVADDLDYFNNMNWGSMLWDRTLGGLQQAYFGKARTYRDNMARNPSYVIKFSLPGFPLAFQIVVNTMLDKSDDEHAYTSTLVQKGHFTHDSMCKRTQLK, encoded by the exons ATGGCGATATTCAATTGCTTTATTGATTTGAATATTATATTTAGTAGTGTTCTCATTCATAAGGCTTTACTGAGGGAGAGTGTGGACGACAAAGAAGAATATATGTCATTCAATATTATGGAGAGCACAGTAATATTCGAGAAAGCAAAATTCCTATTCGCGGGATTGTGGTCGCCCACACTTGTCGTTGAGCGAACGAAATTTATTGGTTATCATTTGCGAGACACTTATTTCAAGCGTGAAGGATTGACGTTGATTGACTTGGAGAAAGAGTACCCGAAATGTAAGTTTGAAAACGATGAAGATGTTGTCAAAGTTTTGTTAGTATACTATGCAGAGCTTACAATGATGGGAAAGGACAAGCATATGTCCATTGATCTATATCTGTTTCAGGTTGCTGATGATCTTGATTATTTCAACAATATGAATTGGGGGTCAATGTTATGGGACAGGACCTTAGGCGGTTTGCAACAGGCCTACTTTGGGAAGGCTAGAACATACAGGGACAACATGGCAAGAAATCCATCCTATGTCATAAAGTTTAGCCTCCCTGGGTTTCCACTTGCGTTTCAG ATTGTGGTAAATACGATGTTGGACAAGTCAGATGATGAGCATGCATATACAT
- the LOC120082709 gene encoding gibberellin 2-beta-dioxygenase-like — translation MPPPPHPFHHSNSNHFFFFFFCCLNPSSSSIMVVQSQLVFDHFAPIKSCKRTALFTGIPVIDLKDPEAKTHIVKACEDFGFFKVANHGVSDDLIGALEAQALKFFHLPQSEKEKAGPPDPFGYGSKRIGPNGDVGWIEYVLLNTNPQLISEKSFSIFRENPEIFRCLVEEYILAVKEMACEVLEVMAEGLRIEKSALSRLLKDERSDCCFRLNHYPPCPELEALSGRNLIGFGEHTDPQIISVLRSNNTTGLHICLRDGNWVSVPPDHTSFFINVGDSLQVMTNGRFKSVKHKVLADPIKSRFSMIYFGGPPLNEKIAPLPSLLEDGEQSLYREFTWWDYKNSAYKSRLADCRLGPFEIKNLTPLLT, via the exons ATGCCTCCTCCTCCTCATCCATTTcatcattcaaattcaaaccatttcttcttcttcttcttctgttgtTTAAatccctcttcttcttcaatcatgGTGGTTCAATCCCAACTTGTGTTCGACCATTTTGCTCCCATCAAATCCTGCAAACGCACTGCTCTGTTCACCGGAATTCCGGTGATCGATCTTAAAGACCCAGAAGCCAAAACCCACATCGTCAAAGCCTGTGAGGATTTCGGTTTCTTCAAGGTCGCCAACCATGGCGTCTCCGACGACCTCATCGGCGCTCTCGAAGCCCAAGCTCTGAAATTCTTCCATCTCCCTCAATCGGAGAAGGAAAAAGCAGGGCCACCCGACCCCTTTGGATATGGCAGCAAGAGAATTGGCCCAAACGGCGATGTGGGTTGGATTGAATATGTTCTCCTCAATACCAATCCTCAACTCATTTCCGAAAAATCCTTCTCCATTTTCCGGGAAAATCCCGAGATTTTCCG GTGTTTGGTGGAGGAATATATATTGGCTGTGAAGGAGATGGCTTGTGAAGTGCTGGAAGTTATGGCAGAAGGGCTGAGGATTGAGAAAAGTGCTTTGAGCAGGCTGTTGAAAGATGAAAGGAGTGATTGTTGTTTCAGGCTAAACCATTATCCGCCATGCCCGGAGCTTGAAGCTTTGAGTGGCAGGAATTTGATAGGGTTTGGGGAACATACAGACCCACAAATCATATCTGTCTTGAGATCAAATAACACTACTGGACTTCATATCTGTTTGAGAGATGGAAATTGGGTTTCAGTTCCTCCTGATCACACTTCCTTTTTCATCAATGTGGGTGATTCATTACAG GTAATGACTAATGGGAGGTTTAAGAGTGTAAAGCACAAGGTTTTAGCTGATCCAATAAAATCAAGGTTTTCAATGATCTACTTTGGTGGACCACCTTTGAATGAAAAGATTGCACCTTTACCATCACTATTGGAAGATGGAGAGCAAAGTTTGTACAGAGAATTCACTTGGTGGGATTACAAAAACTCTGCTTATAAATCAAGACTTGCTGATTGTAGGTTAGGCCCTTTTGAGATAAAAAACCTCACCCCTTTGTTGACCTGA